Proteins encoded in a region of the Amyelois transitella isolate CPQ chromosome 9, ilAmyTran1.1, whole genome shotgun sequence genome:
- the LOC106130376 gene encoding allantoicase, producing MIDTRPPGFSELCELASSSSGGQVLFATDDFFAPCENMISDEEPIFIPEKFTEYGKWMDGWETRRKRISGHDWCIIKLATKCIIKGLLVDTAFFTGNNAPKYSVQAASLTPEEEALIPERKPQMGTACSEYNLEKIGHLNSDKWDEIVPMTPLRPGYEDTRFNYQKVVSDETWTHLRINIYPDGGIARFRVYGEAKPEMPRHNQIIDLVSMLSGGTCQGYSNAHYGHPKNMIKPSKSCVMSDGWETARRLDRPNVIEVNDDGTLRVPGQEWAVFKLGFPGKISKICIDTAHFKGNFPDSVKIEGAYLDKDNWCAEDEPTWHKILKPSKMSADKEHWFDCDSEVVTHVRVTMAPDGGISRIRTLGYVDRLAIQ from the exons atgatcgATACAAGACCACCGGGATTTTCGGAGCTTTGCGAATTGGCTAGTTCTAGT TCAGGTGGGCAAGTATTATTCGCCACGGACGACTTCTTCGCTCCGTGCGAGAATATGATATCTGATGAGGAACCCATCTTCATTCCGGAGAAGTTCACTGAGTACGGCaaatggatggatggatgggaGACGAGGAGGAAGAGGATCAGTGGTCATGACTGGTGCATCATCAAGCTTGCTAccaaatgtattattaaag GACTGCTCGTAGACACAGCTTTTTTCACGGGAAATAATGCACCCAAATATTCTGTTCAGGCTGCTAGTCTGACACCTGAAG agGAAGCACTTATACCGGAGAGAAAGCCTCAAATGGGTACGGCCTGCTCCGAATACAATCTTGAGAAGATAGGACATCTGAACTCAGATAAATGGGATGAAATAGTTCCTATGACTCCTCTTCGACCAGGGTATGAAGACACCAGGTTCAACTATCAAAAG gttgTAAGTGACGAGACATGGACCCATTTACGGATAAACATCTACCCTGACGGTGGAATAGCAAGGTTCAGAGTGTATGGAGAAGCCAAACCTGAAATGCCTCGTCACAATCAAATCATTGACCTAGTTTCAATGCTCAGTGGTGGTACATGCCAAG GTTACTCCAACGCCCACTACGGCCACCCGAAGAACATGATCAAGCCCAGCAAGAGTTGCGTCATGTCTGATGGCTGGGAGACTGCGAGGAGACTCGACAGACCCAACGTTATTGAGGTGAACGATGATGGGACTTTAAGAGTGCCAG GTCAGGAGTGGGCCGTCTTCAAATTGGGCTTTCCCGGAAAAATATCAAAGATATGCATTGACACAGCCCATTTCAAAGGGAATTTTCCGGACTCCGTCAAAATTGAAGGCGCTTATTTGGACAAAGATAATTGGTGTGCAGAAGATGAACCGACGTGgcacaaaatattgaaaccCAGTAAG ATGTCAGCCGATAAAGAACACTGGTTTGACTGCGACTCCGAAGTGGTGACCCATGTCAGAGTAACCATGGCTCCTGATGGTGGCATCAGCAGAATTCGAACCTTGGGCTACGTAGACCGGTTAGCCATACAGTGA